The DNA segment CGGTGTAGTGCCACATCCGGTCCCGGTTGACCAGCCGCGCCCCGGCCTGTTCGGCGATCCCGAGCATCCGGCCGTCCACGTACGCCGGCACCCCCGTGATCATCTTGGTGGGGGCGGTACCGAGCCGGGCCGGCCAGAACTGCCGCACCAGGTCGTGGTTGGCGCCGATCCCGCCGGTGGTGACGATGACCGCCTGCGCGCGCAGCTCGAAGTCGCCGACCACGTCCCGGTTGGAGGTGACCCCGCGCGCCGCGTCGTCGGGGGCCAGCAGCGAGCCCTGCACGCCGACGACCCGGCCGCCCTCGACGACCAGCGCGTCGACGCGGTGCCGGGAATGCAGCTTGAGCAGCCCGTTCTCCGCGGCCCGCACCGCCGACGCCGCGAACGGCGCGACCACGCCGGTGCCGGTGCCCCAGGTGATGTGGAACCGCGGCACCGAGTTGCCGTGCCCGTCGGCGCGCAGGTCGCCGCGTTCGGCCCAGCCGGCGAACGGCAGCCAGCTCAGGCCCAGCGAGGCCAGCCAGGCGCGTTTCTCCCCGGCGGCGAACTCGACGTACGCCCGCGCCCACTTCACCGCATGCGCGTCCTCGTCGTCGAGCCGGTCAAAGCCGGCGCTGTTCGACCAGTCCCGCCACGCCAGGTCGACGCTGTCGGTGATCCGGGCGCGCTTCTGCTCGGGACTGCCGACGAAGAACAGCCCGCCGAACGACCACCAGGCCTGCCCGCCGAGGTTCGCCGCGTTCTCCTGGTCGAGCAGCGCCACCTTCTTACCGGCGGTGGTGAGCTCGTGCGCGGCGGCCAGCCCGGCCAGTCCGGCGCCCACGACGATGACGTCAGCGTCCACGATCGTTCCTTCCCGATGGTGCACCAGCGAGGGGAGTGACTCCCGCCACTCCGGATACGAGAATTTATCGGATTCGACGCCCGGGGGAAATGGCCACGACACGCCGGTAAACCGGAGTGTGTCCTCTCTCGCGCAGTGACGCCCCCCGACGACACGACGCCCCCGCACCCCGACAATGAACGAGTGCCACAACCCACCGCCGGAACCGCGCAGACCCGCGCCGAACTCACCGCGCTGCGCCCCGACCTGGTGGCCGCCTACGACGCCGCCCTACCCGGCGCCCGCGCCGCGATCCTGCACCGCCTCTCCCTCGCCGTCGACCGCGAGCCGCTGCCACCCCCGGCGGCCACGGTGGACACCCGCGACCCGGTGCACCTGGTCGAAACCCGCTGGCCGGGGAGCCGACTGGCCACAGAAGTGGACAACAGCGTCGCCAACCTCGCCCTCGCACGGGCGAACGCCGTACCGGAAGAAATGCCCCACGGCCCGCAAGCCCTCGCCGTCCTCGAACAATCCCTCGTCGACGGCCACCCCCTGCACCCCTGCTGCCGCACCCGCGCCGGCATGACCGTCGCCGACGTCCTCGCCTACGCCCCCGAGCACCGCCCCGTCATCCGCCTGCACCGGCTGCGCGTGCCCGCCGAACGCTGGCACGGCGGCGGCATGCCGATCCTCTACGCCCACCCCTGGCAGGCCCCCCGGCTCCTCGCCCAGTACCCGTGGCTGCGGACCGCCGGCGTCACCCGCCCCGTCCGGCCCCTGATGTCACTGCGCACCGTCGCCCCGATCAGCGGCGGACCCCACATCAAGACCGCCGTCGACGTCCAGATGACCTCCGCCGTCCGGACCGTCTCCCCCGCCGCCGTCCACAACGGCCCCATCCTCTCCACCCTGCTCCAGCAGATCACCGCCGACCTGCCCATCGACGTCCTCGCCGAGACCGCCGCCGGCGCCGTCATCACCGACGACGGACCCGACCGCCGCCTCGCCCACCTCGTCCGCCAGGCCCCCCGCCTCGGCCCCGGCGAGACCGCCGTCCCCCTCGGCGTCCTCGCCACGTCCCCGATGCTGCTGGCCGCGGCCGGTGACCCGTACCAGCTGATCGACAGACTCGGCAGAGTCCTGTTCGCGCCCCTCGCGCGCGTGCTCGCCCGCGGCGTCGCGCTGGAGGCACACGGGCAGAACACCCTGCTGGTGATGCAGGACGGCCACGTCAAAAGGGTCCTCTACCGCGACCTCGGCGGGGTACGGGTGCACGCCGGCCGGCTACGCGCAGCAGGCATCGACACACCAGCACTCCACGGCGACCTCCCCACCGACGACGAGACCGAACTGCGCACCAAACTCGCCGCGGCCGCCCTCGGCACCGTCGCCACCCAGCTCATCGGCGCCCTCGACGCCGACCCCGGGAAACTCTGGAAGACCCTGGCCGCCGGCATGCGGGCAGATCCCTCCACCGACACCGCAGCGCTGCTCAGCGAACCCCTGCCGGTGAAGGCCACCACCGCGATGCGCCTGGCGGCGAACCCGCTCGACGACATCTGGACCCACCAGCCCAACCCGATGGCGGCGTGAAGGAGTCTCCATGATCATCCGCAGTGTCAGCACCGGCCGGCTCGCCGCCGCGGCCGCACACACCGAAGCCGCCCTCGCCGTACACGCACCCGGCCTCGTCGACGGCTTCCTGCGCAGCCTCCCGCACGCCGCCGACACCGTCGGCCGCCGCCTGCGCGCCGCCCTGGTCCGCGAAGGGATCTCCACCTCCACCACCGGCGGCCGCCTCCACGCCTTCCACCGCATCGAATTCCCCGTCGCCGGCGTCACCGACCCGGTCGATCTGCTCGCCGGCATCGACAACGGGCCCTTCGCCGCCGAGATCCGCAACGCGGTGATCAACCTGGCCGTCGCCATGTCCCGATTCACCACCACGAACGCCGCCGACAACGCCGACCTCGACGCCATCCGCCTCGAACGACTCGCCGTCGCCGGCCACAACCTGCACCCCTGCGGCCGCACCCGCCTCGGCTGGGACACCGGCGACGTCCTCGCCCACGACCTCGAAGCCGGCCACACCACCGTCCGCTTCCTCGCCGTCCGCGACGACCACCACCTCGGCGACGACCTCGGCACCCACCTCGACCTCCCCCCAGCCCCCACCGGCTACCGCACCCAGCCCGTCCACGCCTGGCAGCACGACCTGGTCCTCGACCGCTACCAGGACCTCTTCACCGACGGCGTGCTACGCCGGCTCGACGGCGACCTCGAAGCACTCCCCACCGCCGCCCTGCGCACCCTCTACCTGCCGTCCCGCAACGCCTATCTCAAACTCTCCCTCGACATCCAGGTCACCTCCACCCGCCGCAGCATCAGCGTCGCCAGCACCCGCAACGGCCCCGCCCTCTCCGACCTGCTGCACCGCCTCGTCACCGACGACCCCGACGGCCACCGCCTCATCCTGCTCACCGAGACCGGCGGCGCCGCCGTCCCCGCCGGCAGCGGCCGCGACCTGTCCGCCATCGCCCGCGACGGCCTGCACCACCACCTGCAACCCGGCGAACACGCCATCCCCGGCGGCGCCCTGCCCGCCCACGACCCCACCACCGCGACCACCGTCGTCGCCGGCCTCGTCGACACCTCCGGACTCACCCCGGCAGCCTGGCTCACCGCCTACACCCGCCTGCTCCTGCCACCCCTGCTCCGCCTCGCCACCCGCGGCGTCGCCCTCGAAGCCCACCTGCAGAACTGCCTGCCCACCTTCATCGCCGGCCGGCCCCACCGCCTCGCCCTGCGCGACTTCGCCGGCCTGCGCCTGCACGAAGGCCGCCTGCACGACACCGGCCACCACATCGACCTGTGGCCCGGATCCGTCATCGGCACCACCGACGACGACGTACTCCGCGCCAAACTCGGCTACACCGCCCTGCAAGCCCACCTCGGCGAACTCGTCATCCGCCTGCAGGAATCCCACGCCCTGCCCGAGGACCACGCCTGGCGCATCGTCCGCGGCGTCGTCGACGAAACCTACGACGCCCTCGGCGGCCACCCCGACCACGCCTTCTTCATCGCCCCGACGATGCCCCACAAAGCCCTCGTCCGGATGCGCCTGCACGGCGACGGCGACATCTACCTCCCCGTCGCGAACCCGCTCCATGGCTGAACTGCCCGCCGACGTCAGCGCCGCCGTACGCGCCCTGCCGTCCCCCGCCTGCGCCTACCTCTACTCCCGGCCCGCCCTCACCGCCCGCGCCCGCACCCTGCGCTCCGCACTACCACCCGGCGCGTCCTTCCTCTACGCCGTCAAAGCCAACGGCCGGCCCGAAGTCGTCTCCACCCTCGCCGCCGCCGCCGACGGCCTCGAAGTCGCCTCCGGCGGCGAACTCGCCCTCGCCACCGCAGCCGGCGCCCGCCGCATCGTCTTCGGCGGCCCCGGCAAGACCGACACCGAACTCGCCGCCGCGGTCGCAGCAGGCGCGCTCCTCAACGTCGAAAGCGTCTTCGAGATGCGCCGCCTCGCCGGCCTCGGCCTCACCGCCGACATCTGCCTGCGCGTCAACCGCGCCGGCGCCGCCCTCTCCGGCAGCCACACCATGACCGGCGTACCCACCCCCTTCGGCATCGACGAGACCCAGCTCCCCGCCGCCCTCGCCGCTGTACCACCCGGCCTGCGCGTCATCGGCTTCCACCTGCACGCCGTGTCCAACAACCTGGACGGGCACGCGCACGCCGCCTTCCTCACCGAAGCGGTGGGCTGGTCTCTGAGGACCGCCACCTCGTACGGGATACCGCTGCGTGTCGTGAACGCCGGCGGAGGCTTCGGCGTCGACTACGCATCGGACGCCAGCATGGACGTCACCCCGCTGTCATCGGTCACCGTGCCACCGGGCGTCGACCTGATCCTCGAACCCGGCCGCTGGCTCACCGCCGACGCCGGCTGGTACACCGCCGAAGTCCTCGACCTGAAGACCACCCACGGCCGCACCTTCGCCGTCCTCCGCGGCGGCACCCACCACTTCCGCCTCCCCGCCGCCTGGGGCTACAGCCACCCGTTCACCGTCCTGCCGATCGACGACTGGAACCGCCCGTACCCGCGACCCGAGGTCACCGACGTGGCCGTCGACGCGGTCGGCGAGCTGTGCACCCCCCGCGACGTGCTCACCCGAGGACAGCACGTGCCGTCCCTGCGCGTCGGCGACCGCCTGGTCTTCGCCCGCACCGGCGCCTACGGCTGGGACATCTCCCACCACGACTTCCTGCGCCACGACCCGCCCGCTTTCGTGATCCTCTAGGTCCGGTCGGCGAAGCCGTCCTTTCAGCTCTTTCAGGTGCGGCTTGCCGCACTGCCCCTATAGCATCCTAGGATTCTAGGCTGATGGCGTTATTCGGTATCGCGGAAACGGACACGGTGATAGACACCCGGGGTGCACAAGACACTCGGCTTCACCGAACTCCTCGACCTGA comes from the Actinoplanes sp. OR16 genome and includes:
- a CDS encoding FAD-binding dehydrogenase, yielding MDADVIVVGAGLAGLAAAHELTTAGKKVALLDQENAANLGGQAWWSFGGLFFVGSPEQKRARITDSVDLAWRDWSNSAGFDRLDDEDAHAVKWARAYVEFAAGEKRAWLASLGLSWLPFAGWAERGDLRADGHGNSVPRFHITWGTGTGVVAPFAASAVRAAENGLLKLHSRHRVDALVVEGGRVVGVQGSLLAPDDAARGVTSNRDVVGDFELRAQAVIVTTGGIGANHDLVRQFWPARLGTAPTKMITGVPAYVDGRMLGIAEQAGARLVNRDRMWHYTEGVQNWDPIWPGHGIRILSAPSPMWFDALGRRLPAPYFPSYDTLGTLKYLRTTPEIAPYDHSWFILSQRIIEKEFALSGSEQNPDLTAKDRRGFLKDRLFGKGAPGPVEAFKQHGADFVVAADLEALVDGMNKLTDQPLLDAAAIRAQIEARDSQVHNRVAKDAQVQGIHNSRRYIGDKIGRTSVPHRILDPAAGPLIGVKLHILTRKTLGGIQTDLDSRALDLSGSPLPGLYAAGEVAGFGGGGVHGYNALEGTFLGGCLFSGRNAGRHAAASL
- a CDS encoding type III PLP-dependent enzyme, translated to MAELPADVSAAVRALPSPACAYLYSRPALTARARTLRSALPPGASFLYAVKANGRPEVVSTLAAAADGLEVASGGELALATAAGARRIVFGGPGKTDTELAAAVAAGALLNVESVFEMRRLAGLGLTADICLRVNRAGAALSGSHTMTGVPTPFGIDETQLPAALAAVPPGLRVIGFHLHAVSNNLDGHAHAAFLTEAVGWSLRTATSYGIPLRVVNAGGGFGVDYASDASMDVTPLSSVTVPPGVDLILEPGRWLTADAGWYTAEVLDLKTTHGRTFAVLRGGTHHFRLPAAWGYSHPFTVLPIDDWNRPYPRPEVTDVAVDAVGELCTPRDVLTRGQHVPSLRVGDRLVFARTGAYGWDISHHDFLRHDPPAFVIL
- a CDS encoding IucA/IucC family siderophore biosynthesis protein, with translation MIIRSVSTGRLAAAAAHTEAALAVHAPGLVDGFLRSLPHAADTVGRRLRAALVREGISTSTTGGRLHAFHRIEFPVAGVTDPVDLLAGIDNGPFAAEIRNAVINLAVAMSRFTTTNAADNADLDAIRLERLAVAGHNLHPCGRTRLGWDTGDVLAHDLEAGHTTVRFLAVRDDHHLGDDLGTHLDLPPAPTGYRTQPVHAWQHDLVLDRYQDLFTDGVLRRLDGDLEALPTAALRTLYLPSRNAYLKLSLDIQVTSTRRSISVASTRNGPALSDLLHRLVTDDPDGHRLILLTETGGAAVPAGSGRDLSAIARDGLHHHLQPGEHAIPGGALPAHDPTTATTVVAGLVDTSGLTPAAWLTAYTRLLLPPLLRLATRGVALEAHLQNCLPTFIAGRPHRLALRDFAGLRLHEGRLHDTGHHIDLWPGSVIGTTDDDVLRAKLGYTALQAHLGELVIRLQESHALPEDHAWRIVRGVVDETYDALGGHPDHAFFIAPTMPHKALVRMRLHGDGDIYLPVANPLHG
- a CDS encoding IucA/IucC family protein, translating into MPQPTAGTAQTRAELTALRPDLVAAYDAALPGARAAILHRLSLAVDREPLPPPAATVDTRDPVHLVETRWPGSRLATEVDNSVANLALARANAVPEEMPHGPQALAVLEQSLVDGHPLHPCCRTRAGMTVADVLAYAPEHRPVIRLHRLRVPAERWHGGGMPILYAHPWQAPRLLAQYPWLRTAGVTRPVRPLMSLRTVAPISGGPHIKTAVDVQMTSAVRTVSPAAVHNGPILSTLLQQITADLPIDVLAETAAGAVITDDGPDRRLAHLVRQAPRLGPGETAVPLGVLATSPMLLAAAGDPYQLIDRLGRVLFAPLARVLARGVALEAHGQNTLLVMQDGHVKRVLYRDLGGVRVHAGRLRAAGIDTPALHGDLPTDDETELRTKLAAAALGTVATQLIGALDADPGKLWKTLAAGMRADPSTDTAALLSEPLPVKATTAMRLAANPLDDIWTHQPNPMAA